The region AAGAAAAAGAAGAAGTTATTACTAAACCTGTAGAAAATAGTAATATAATACCAATGTCTGCAATGAGAAAAGTTATTGCAAAAAGAATGTCAGAAAGCTATTTCTTAGCACCAACATTTACCTTGAATTATGAAATAGATATGACAGAGTTAAAGGCACTAAGAGCAAAATTAATAGAACCTATTAAAGAAAAAACAGGTTTAAAATTAACATATACAGATTTAATTTCTATGGCAGTTATAAAGACATTACAAAAACCTGAACATAAATTTGTTAATGCTTCATTAACACCAGATGTTAAAAATATTGAATTACATGATTATGTAAATTTATCAATGGCAGTAGGTTATGATGAAGGTTTATTAACACCAGTATTAAAAAATGCTGATAAAATGAGTTTAACAGAAATAGTTGTAGGCTTAAAAGATTTAGCAAAAAGAGCCTTAGAAATGAAATTGAAACCTGATGAAATGAGTGGTAGTACATTTACTATTAGTAACATAGGAATGTATGGTGTTGATAGTTTTAATCCAATAATTAATCAACCCAATTCAGCAATTTTAGGAGTATGTGCAACGGTAGATAAAC is a window of Sneathia sanguinegens DNA encoding:
- a CDS encoding dihydrolipoamide acetyltransferase, which produces MEEKLRATPAARNMAKKMQVDLSMISGTGAKGRIHKEDVMMFMENERPRITPLAKKIAEINNIDYTKIKGSGFRSKIMKEDILALMNKEKPAEVKKEKEEVITKPVENSNIIPMSAMRKVIAKRMSESYFLAPTFTLNYEIDMTELKALRAKLIEPIKEKTGLKLTYTDLISMAVIKTLQKPEHKFVNASLTPDVKNIELHDYVNLSMAVGYDEGLLTPVLKNADKMSLTEIVVGLKDLAKRALEMKLKPDEMSGSTFTISNIGMYGVDSFNPIINQPNSAILGVCATVDKPVVRDGQIVIRPMMNLCLTIDHRLVDGLAGAKFMQDLKKLLENPIMMLV